Proteins encoded together in one Chitinophaga sp. LS1 window:
- a CDS encoding TonB family protein gives MQQQSNHIKPVADPDLIRRYLAGELDHKAMHALERQALDDPFLAEALEGFEKHAPDQRMNLADLSKRVEQRVQAPAKRRVIPMYLRWAVAASVCFVVGSSIIWLWPAGNKIEIAKVDVKTDTIIPAEVPAMVQVPESATMFKKEQSTNKSFQAPAVTAPIATPLNEPKAEPQPQAEVTLAPAPALTPSINVAKDTVDVLASQNYRKVYDEYKSSSNTAMTMNQISRFSTYDQNLIKGRVLNWKGDSGIAGVTVTTGIYGATTDQEGYFSLPAARMSKKMGGNQLFTAYAPGYESKSLNYSGSEPFVRMQLKRTTDTTTVIGNSGNNDPSPMGGFEKYEIYLTKNVQYPAGLIVSGRVRVQFYVQPDGSLTDFRVLKKLQAECDQEAIRLIKVGPAWLPAANGKAVKVKVDVNFTPEAHQ, from the coding sequence ATGCAGCAGCAAAGCAATCATATTAAACCTGTGGCAGATCCTGATCTGATACGCCGTTATCTGGCTGGAGAGCTGGATCACAAGGCTATGCACGCCCTGGAGCGGCAGGCTTTGGATGATCCGTTCCTGGCAGAAGCACTGGAGGGCTTTGAAAAGCATGCTCCGGATCAGCGTATGAACCTGGCTGACCTGAGCAAACGAGTGGAGCAAAGGGTACAGGCGCCTGCTAAAAGGAGGGTGATTCCAATGTATCTGCGTTGGGCAGTTGCAGCATCGGTCTGTTTTGTAGTTGGGTCCAGCATTATCTGGTTGTGGCCTGCAGGGAATAAAATTGAAATAGCGAAGGTGGACGTTAAGACGGATACCATTATTCCGGCTGAGGTACCAGCGATGGTACAGGTGCCGGAAAGTGCGACGATGTTTAAGAAGGAACAGAGTACCAATAAAAGTTTTCAGGCACCTGCTGTAACGGCTCCAATAGCAACTCCTCTCAATGAACCCAAGGCAGAACCACAGCCGCAGGCAGAGGTCACATTGGCACCAGCACCCGCTTTGACTCCTTCTATTAATGTAGCTAAAGATACTGTTGATGTATTGGCTAGTCAGAATTACCGTAAAGTTTATGATGAGTATAAATCATCCTCTAATACGGCGATGACAATGAACCAGATATCCAGGTTTTCTACTTATGATCAAAACCTCATTAAAGGAAGGGTCCTTAATTGGAAAGGAGACAGTGGTATTGCCGGTGTAACCGTTACTACCGGAATTTATGGAGCAACTACAGATCAGGAAGGATATTTCTCTCTCCCGGCCGCAAGAATGAGTAAGAAAATGGGAGGTAATCAACTGTTCACTGCCTATGCTCCCGGATATGAAAGTAAGAGCCTGAATTATTCAGGCAGCGAGCCATTTGTAAGAATGCAACTGAAACGAACTACAGATACGACAACCGTAATCGGTAATTCAGGCAATAATGATCCATCTCCTATGGGTGGATTTGAGAAGTACGAAATATACCTCACTAAAAATGTACAATATCCTGCAGGTCTTATCGTAAGTGGTAGAGTCAGGGTACAATTCTATGTACAGCCGGATGGTTCGTTGACTGATTTCAGGGTGCTGAAAAAGCTGCAGGCTGAATGTGATCAGGAAGCTATCCGCTTAATCAAAGTCGGGCCGGCATGGTTACCAGCAGCAAATGGAAAAGCTGTAAAAGTAAAAGTTGATGTGAATTTTACCCCGGAAGCGCATCAATAG
- a CDS encoding sigma-70 family RNA polymerase sigma factor, whose translation MAFIHHNSDNGADDAQMIRIYKQSGKLEDLATLYQRYMNLVYGVCLRYFDEEASKDVVMQIFEELIVKVQQYEIQNFKSWLHVLTRNHCLMKLRAMKNKESREISLDVLPVMENEQFTHHDGGTALETNLQEMERCMETLPEEQKRSVDLFYLKEKSYKEVADLTGYEMKKVKSYIQNGKRNLKNCMEEHNAAAKQSY comes from the coding sequence ATGGCATTTATACATCACAATAGTGACAACGGGGCGGACGATGCACAGATGATCCGGATATACAAACAATCCGGCAAGCTTGAAGATCTCGCTACCCTTTACCAGCGTTACATGAACCTGGTATATGGGGTCTGTTTGCGTTATTTTGATGAAGAGGCCAGTAAGGATGTTGTGATGCAGATCTTTGAAGAACTCATCGTGAAAGTGCAACAGTATGAGATACAGAACTTTAAAAGCTGGCTACATGTCCTGACCCGCAATCATTGTCTGATGAAACTGCGGGCGATGAAGAACAAAGAAAGCCGTGAGATCTCCCTTGATGTGCTCCCTGTTATGGAAAACGAGCAATTTACACATCATGATGGCGGTACGGCGCTGGAGACAAATCTCCAGGAGATGGAAAGGTGTATGGAGACCTTGCCGGAAGAACAGAAGCGTAGTGTCGATCTTTTTTACCTGAAGGAAAAGAGCTACAAAGAAGTAGCCGATCTGACAGGATATGAGATGAAAAAGGTGAAAAGTTATATTCAGAATGGGAAGCGCAATCTGAAAAATTGTATGGAAGAACATAATGCAGCAGCAAAGCAATCATATTAA
- a CDS encoding ComEC/Rec2 family competence protein, whose translation MFVYILKTAPFLRIVIPFMLGIIWPLPLLFVIPGVLFLLMLHVGIGYLPLWVRFKLDVYRGIILQLLLVCMGCMLVDAKEKCKHHLIKAAPDEVLVGTIAAPIQSSQYGYRTVVELQTKEQLLIYFPPDSAVMAIQEGDRLLFNGAVQLISFNGNPGSFNYREYCATRYIYQQVHLQTGHWRHISLPKSILLRCRNSCLQIINQCIGGREAGLAAALLIGYRYGLDREMVNDYMQTGIVHIIAISGMHLALIYGCLIWSLQWLPIPSLKGVLIIVVVWGFTLLTGASASVLRAAVMLTVVTVGKFFLDRDSSTYNQLALSAFLLLCYDPALIKDVGFQLSYLAVLGILLLNKPFDSKSYWWRKLREAITIAIAAQAITFPLCLYLFGQFPLYFLPANLLAVPLSTLILYGEIMLLCVQTHWLGACLQWLLIMMNTIVEWIGHLPGALITGLHISVYGVVALYVCIVAYLAGKKGIVYMMGALCLWSLIVLPEKLQRQQQQVMIVYNQPRHTGIDFIQGHVVQFAGDDSISADMLRAARDFYDADTGRLAGFEQLGHFICCGNKRVVIVDSALPAGRPTKKFKTDYLLLSHNPRVAIKDLQGFYDVGCFIFDASSSRSRIEEWKSECYALTLRFLSVPDQGAYVVNF comes from the coding sequence ATGTTTGTTTACATTCTGAAAACCGCTCCTTTTTTGCGGATTGTGATTCCATTTATGTTGGGAATCATCTGGCCATTACCATTGTTGTTTGTTATTCCGGGTGTGTTATTTCTTTTAATGCTTCATGTAGGAATTGGTTATCTGCCGCTATGGGTAAGGTTTAAACTGGATGTGTACAGGGGAATAATTCTACAATTATTACTTGTATGCATGGGATGTATGCTGGTAGATGCAAAAGAAAAATGTAAACATCATCTAATCAAAGCGGCACCTGATGAGGTGTTGGTGGGTACGATAGCAGCCCCGATACAAAGTAGTCAATATGGATATAGAACAGTAGTTGAACTACAAACGAAAGAACAGTTACTGATTTATTTTCCTCCGGATAGCGCTGTCATGGCTATTCAGGAAGGAGACCGGTTATTGTTCAACGGCGCCGTACAACTCATTTCTTTCAATGGTAATCCTGGTTCATTCAATTATCGTGAATACTGTGCAACACGATATATTTATCAGCAGGTACACCTGCAAACAGGCCACTGGCGGCATATTTCGCTACCTAAAAGTATCTTGCTGCGTTGTCGCAATAGTTGTCTGCAAATCATCAACCAATGTATAGGTGGCCGGGAAGCTGGTCTGGCAGCGGCTTTACTAATAGGGTACCGATATGGTTTAGACAGAGAAATGGTGAATGATTATATGCAAACGGGCATTGTACATATCATCGCTATTTCAGGTATGCATCTGGCATTGATATATGGTTGTCTGATCTGGAGCCTGCAATGGCTGCCGATACCTTCTCTGAAAGGAGTGCTGATCATCGTGGTGGTATGGGGGTTTACTTTGCTTACAGGTGCTTCTGCTTCGGTATTGAGAGCTGCCGTGATGCTGACTGTAGTGACTGTCGGGAAGTTCTTTTTAGACCGTGATTCTTCTACTTATAATCAGCTTGCGCTTTCTGCATTTCTGTTGCTATGTTATGATCCTGCGCTGATAAAAGATGTAGGTTTTCAATTGTCTTACCTGGCGGTGTTGGGCATCCTGTTACTGAATAAGCCCTTCGATAGTAAATCTTATTGGTGGCGGAAACTAAGGGAAGCCATCACAATCGCTATCGCTGCACAAGCTATTACTTTCCCTTTGTGCCTTTACCTCTTTGGACAGTTTCCACTTTATTTTCTGCCAGCGAATCTACTGGCGGTACCCTTGTCTACCTTAATCCTGTATGGTGAAATAATGTTATTGTGTGTGCAGACACACTGGCTGGGCGCATGTCTGCAATGGTTATTGATCATGATGAATACTATTGTTGAATGGATAGGACATTTGCCGGGCGCATTAATTACAGGGTTGCATATATCAGTGTATGGAGTCGTGGCATTGTATGTTTGTATTGTTGCATACTTAGCAGGCAAGAAAGGGATTGTTTACATGATGGGCGCTCTTTGTCTGTGGAGTCTGATTGTACTGCCAGAAAAGTTACAGCGGCAACAACAGCAGGTCATGATTGTGTACAATCAGCCACGGCATACGGGCATTGACTTTATCCAGGGGCATGTAGTTCAGTTCGCAGGTGATGATAGCATATCTGCTGATATGCTGCGGGCAGCAAGGGATTTTTACGACGCTGATACAGGAAGGTTAGCAGGGTTTGAACAGCTGGGGCATTTTATTTGTTGTGGAAACAAGCGCGTGGTAATAGTAGACAGCGCACTGCCTGCTGGCAGACCCACAAAAAAATTCAAGACAGATTATCTTTTACTGTCACATAATCCACGTGTGGCAATCAAAGATTTGCAAGGGTTTTACGATGTGGGCTGCTTTATTTTTGACGCATCCAGTTCCCGCAGCAGGATAGAGGAATGGAAAAGTGAATGTTACGCGCTAACTTTGCGCTTCCTTTCGGTTCCGGACCAGGGAGCCTATGTTGTAAATTTCTAA
- a CDS encoding YqaE/Pmp3 family membrane protein — translation MTLIAILLPWLSFLLRGKLLSGILCLILQCTILGWIPAAIWAVVSLNDSRADRRNRKLIKAIKQHKASY, via the coding sequence ATGACGCTGATAGCAATATTGTTACCTTGGCTATCATTTTTGCTGAGAGGCAAGCTTCTTTCCGGCATATTATGCCTGATACTCCAATGCACAATACTCGGGTGGATTCCGGCTGCAATTTGGGCAGTCGTATCATTAAATGATAGTCGCGCAGATAGAAGAAACAGGAAACTGATTAAGGCGATAAAGCAGCACAAAGCCAGCTATTGA
- the carB gene encoding carbamoyl-phosphate synthase large subunit: MPKDSSIKSVLIIGSGPIIIGQACEFDYSGSQAARSLREEGIKVILINSNPATIMTDPMMADRVYLLPLTVESIEQILEEQQIDAVLPTMGGQTALNLCKEVDELGIWEKYNVRLIGVDIKAIDKAEDREQFRQWMIQLGVPVAPAKTANSFLEGKEFAQEIGFPLVIRPSFTLGGTGGGFVHTKDDLDEALQRGLQASPIHEVLVEKAVLGWKEFELELLRDSKDNVVIICTVENLDPMGIHTGDSITVAPAMTLSDTAYQLMRNKAMEMMRDLGNFAGGCNVQFSLNPATEEIIAIEINPRVSRSSALASKATGYPIAKIAAKLAIGYTLDELENQITRTTSAFFEPALDYVIVKMPRWNFDKFKGADQTLGLQMKSVGEVMAIGRTFPEALQKACQSLENDALGLGYYGKSQMKSEQLLERMKTPTWDRIFRIKDALMEGVSVKHLHQLTYIDKWFLHQINDIVTLEKQLMEHDLDTIPVDMLREAKRMGFSDAQLVHLLGNCEEEEVYAKRKELGITRTYKMVDTCSAEFEAKTPYFYSTFDSVNESQPSENKKVIVLGSGPNRIGQGIEFDYCCTHGLQAIQECGYDAIMVNCNPETVSTDFDMANKLYFEPVFWEHLWEIIELEKPEGVIVQLGGQTALKLAKKLEEKGIRIIGTSFDNMDIAEDRGRFSDLLKELNIPYPKYGTAYNTDDAIEVAKEVGYPVLVRPSYVLGGQRMRIVINEEELESSVLSLLKHLPGNKILIDHFLDRCQEAEIDGIFDGENFHVMGVMEHIEPAGIHSGDSNAVLPAFNLSPMEVTTMEYYAEKIARALDIRGLINIQFAIKNGQVFVIEANPRASRTTPFIAKAYQVPYLNIATKVMLGKNKLTDFTIEKKLDGFAIKEPVFSFNKFPGVNKELGPEMKSTGEAIRFIKDLRDPYFRTLYKEKSMYLSK; this comes from the coding sequence ATGCCTAAAGACTCTTCTATCAAATCTGTTCTTATTATTGGTTCTGGTCCTATTATTATTGGTCAGGCATGTGAATTTGACTACTCCGGTTCTCAGGCAGCACGTTCTCTGCGTGAGGAAGGTATCAAAGTGATCCTGATAAATTCCAATCCGGCCACTATCATGACTGACCCTATGATGGCCGATAGGGTATACTTACTACCCCTGACGGTGGAGAGTATAGAACAGATACTGGAAGAGCAGCAGATAGACGCTGTGTTACCTACCATGGGTGGTCAGACCGCCCTGAACCTTTGTAAGGAGGTAGATGAACTGGGTATCTGGGAAAAATACAATGTTCGCCTGATTGGGGTGGATATCAAAGCTATCGACAAAGCAGAAGACCGTGAACAGTTCCGCCAGTGGATGATCCAGCTGGGTGTACCTGTAGCACCTGCAAAAACAGCTAACTCCTTCCTGGAAGGTAAAGAATTCGCACAGGAAATCGGTTTCCCGCTGGTAATCCGTCCTTCCTTCACCCTGGGTGGTACCGGTGGTGGTTTTGTGCACACCAAAGATGATCTGGACGAAGCTTTGCAGCGTGGTCTTCAGGCATCTCCGATCCATGAAGTACTGGTAGAGAAAGCCGTACTGGGTTGGAAGGAGTTCGAACTGGAACTGTTGCGTGATTCCAAAGACAACGTAGTGATCATCTGTACAGTGGAAAACCTGGATCCAATGGGTATCCATACAGGTGATTCCATCACTGTGGCACCTGCCATGACGCTGAGTGACACTGCTTATCAGCTGATGCGTAACAAGGCGATGGAGATGATGCGTGATCTTGGCAACTTTGCTGGTGGTTGTAACGTACAGTTCTCTCTGAATCCTGCTACTGAAGAGATCATCGCCATAGAAATCAATCCTCGTGTGAGCCGCTCTTCTGCACTGGCTTCCAAAGCAACTGGTTATCCAATTGCAAAGATTGCTGCTAAACTGGCAATCGGTTATACACTGGATGAACTGGAGAACCAGATCACCAGAACCACCTCAGCTTTCTTCGAACCAGCACTGGACTACGTAATCGTAAAGATGCCACGCTGGAACTTCGATAAATTTAAAGGTGCTGATCAGACACTGGGGCTGCAGATGAAGTCAGTAGGTGAGGTAATGGCAATTGGCCGTACTTTCCCTGAGGCTTTGCAGAAGGCTTGTCAGAGTCTGGAAAACGATGCACTGGGTCTGGGTTACTATGGTAAATCCCAGATGAAGAGCGAGCAGCTGCTGGAAAGAATGAAGACACCTACCTGGGACAGGATTTTCCGTATCAAGGATGCCCTGATGGAAGGTGTATCTGTAAAGCACCTGCACCAGCTTACTTATATTGACAAATGGTTCCTGCACCAGATCAATGATATCGTGACCCTGGAAAAACAACTGATGGAGCACGATCTGGATACAATACCTGTTGATATGCTGCGCGAAGCAAAACGTATGGGCTTCTCTGATGCACAGCTGGTACACCTGTTGGGTAACTGTGAAGAAGAAGAGGTATACGCAAAACGTAAGGAACTGGGCATCACCCGTACTTACAAAATGGTAGATACCTGCTCTGCGGAATTTGAAGCAAAAACTCCTTATTTCTACTCCACATTTGATTCTGTAAACGAAAGTCAGCCTTCTGAAAATAAGAAAGTAATCGTACTGGGTTCAGGTCCTAACCGTATCGGTCAGGGTATTGAATTCGACTACTGCTGTACGCATGGTCTGCAGGCGATACAGGAATGCGGTTACGATGCTATCATGGTAAACTGTAACCCTGAAACTGTATCTACTGATTTCGATATGGCGAACAAGCTGTACTTCGAACCAGTGTTCTGGGAACATCTGTGGGAGATTATCGAGCTGGAAAAACCTGAAGGGGTGATTGTACAGCTAGGTGGTCAGACTGCGCTGAAACTGGCTAAAAAACTGGAAGAAAAAGGAATCCGCATCATCGGTACATCCTTTGACAACATGGATATTGCCGAAGACCGTGGCCGTTTCTCCGACCTGCTGAAAGAACTGAACATTCCTTATCCTAAGTATGGCACTGCCTACAATACGGACGATGCGATTGAAGTAGCGAAAGAAGTTGGTTATCCGGTACTGGTTCGTCCTTCATATGTATTGGGCGGTCAGCGTATGCGTATCGTAATTAACGAAGAAGAACTGGAAAGCTCTGTACTGAGCCTGCTGAAACACTTACCAGGTAACAAGATCCTGATTGACCACTTCCTGGATCGTTGTCAGGAGGCGGAGATCGACGGTATCTTTGATGGCGAAAACTTCCATGTAATGGGCGTAATGGAGCACATCGAGCCTGCAGGTATTCACAGTGGCGACAGTAATGCGGTACTGCCAGCGTTCAACCTTTCTCCAATGGAAGTAACAACAATGGAGTACTACGCTGAGAAGATTGCAAGGGCACTTGATATCCGTGGATTGATCAACATTCAGTTTGCCATCAAGAATGGTCAGGTGTTTGTGATCGAAGCTAACCCACGTGCATCGCGTACTACACCATTCATCGCAAAAGCTTACCAGGTGCCATACCTGAACATAGCTACCAAAGTGATGCTGGGTAAGAATAAACTGACCGATTTCACCATCGAGAAGAAACTGGACGGTTTTGCAATTAAGGAGCCTGTGTTCTCTTTCAATAAGTTCCCAGGTGTGAACAAGGAATTAGGCCCTGAAATGAAATCAACAGGTGAAGCGATCCGCTTTATTAAAGACCTGCGTGATCCATATTTCAGAACCTTGTACAAGGAGAAGAGCATGTATCTGAGCAAATAA
- a CDS encoding DUF3109 family protein: MIIIDDKYISDEIVEEKFVCNLGACKGACCVAGDCGAPLDKDEVKILKKVYPKIKSYLRPEGIAEIEKTGTNTIDDEYGYVTPIVDGGICAYASIDEYGVVGCGIEKAYKDGIVDYKKPISCHLYPIRVTKYESFEAVNYDRWDICKPACKNGKSLKVPVYRFLQEAIIRKYGEEFYAVLDKIATKKYRAD; the protein is encoded by the coding sequence ATGATCATCATAGACGATAAATATATCAGTGACGAAATAGTGGAAGAAAAGTTCGTGTGCAACCTGGGGGCCTGCAAAGGAGCCTGCTGCGTAGCAGGGGACTGTGGAGCTCCACTGGACAAAGACGAAGTAAAGATCCTGAAGAAGGTCTATCCAAAAATCAAGTCTTACCTGCGCCCGGAAGGGATCGCCGAAATAGAAAAAACCGGGACCAATACTATTGATGATGAATATGGGTATGTAACCCCTATCGTGGATGGTGGTATCTGTGCCTATGCCAGCATCGACGAATATGGCGTAGTAGGTTGCGGTATAGAAAAAGCATACAAAGACGGCATCGTAGATTATAAAAAACCGATCTCCTGTCACCTCTACCCCATCCGGGTCACTAAATACGAATCTTTTGAGGCAGTCAACTACGACCGTTGGGACATATGTAAACCAGCATGCAAGAATGGCAAAAGCCTGAAAGTACCGGTGTACCGCTTCCTCCAGGAAGCTATCATCCGCAAATACGGGGAAGAATTTTACGCCGTGCTGGATAAAATAGCGACCAAAAAATACCGCGCAGATTAA
- the purH gene encoding bifunctional phosphoribosylaminoimidazolecarboxamide formyltransferase/IMP cyclohydrolase, whose protein sequence is MQKQIKSALISVFYKDNLENIVKKLGEQGVTIYSTGGTQKFIEDLGVSCVAVENLTAYPSILGGRVKTLHPKVFGGILARRDNPQDLEQLAQYEIPELDLVIVDLYPFEETVKSTKEEQTIIEKIDIGGVSLIRAAGKNYKDVVIVASKDQYADLEKVLTDNNGATSLEDRRAFAAKAFEVCANYDVAISQYFLNNEPNAYFQVSAPQGQIMRYGENPHQKGVFYGDLSEIFNKLHGKELSYNNLVDVDAACQLIQEFKDITFAVIKHTNVCGIASRSTLKEAWDAALAGDKESAFGGVLVCNAIVDKATAESISEIFFEILIAPGFAPDALEVLQAKKNRILLEQKAPVVAPYVYKNVLNGVLLQGNDKGNFQDWNDVGAKPATPEEKADLTFANIVCKHLKSNAIALVKNQQLIGKGCGQTSRIDALRHAIEKAKQFNFDLRGAAMASDAFFPFDDCVRIAHAEGIVSIIQPGGSVRDNDSITYCKENDMVMVMTGMRHFRH, encoded by the coding sequence ATGCAAAAGCAAATAAAATCAGCATTGATCTCCGTTTTCTATAAAGACAACCTGGAGAACATCGTTAAAAAATTGGGTGAACAGGGTGTAACCATCTATTCTACCGGTGGTACACAAAAGTTTATTGAAGACTTAGGTGTTTCCTGTGTGGCTGTAGAAAACCTGACAGCTTATCCTTCCATCCTGGGAGGCCGTGTAAAAACATTGCATCCTAAAGTATTTGGTGGTATTCTGGCTCGTCGTGATAATCCACAGGATCTGGAACAGCTTGCACAATACGAGATTCCTGAACTGGATCTGGTAATCGTGGATCTGTATCCGTTCGAAGAGACTGTAAAGAGCACGAAGGAAGAACAAACTATCATCGAGAAGATCGATATCGGTGGTGTATCTCTGATCAGAGCTGCCGGTAAGAACTACAAAGATGTTGTGATCGTTGCTTCCAAAGACCAGTATGCTGATCTGGAAAAAGTACTGACTGACAACAATGGCGCTACTTCACTGGAAGATCGTCGTGCTTTTGCTGCCAAGGCATTTGAAGTATGTGCTAACTATGATGTAGCAATTTCACAGTACTTCCTGAACAATGAGCCAAATGCTTATTTCCAGGTATCTGCACCTCAGGGTCAGATCATGCGTTATGGAGAAAATCCTCACCAGAAGGGTGTATTCTATGGTGACCTGTCTGAGATCTTCAACAAGCTGCATGGTAAAGAACTGTCTTACAATAACCTGGTAGACGTAGATGCGGCCTGCCAGCTGATTCAGGAATTTAAAGACATCACTTTCGCTGTCATCAAGCATACCAACGTATGCGGTATCGCTAGTCGCTCTACCCTGAAAGAAGCTTGGGATGCTGCGCTGGCTGGTGATAAGGAAAGTGCATTTGGTGGCGTACTGGTTTGTAATGCTATAGTAGATAAAGCGACTGCTGAGTCTATCAGCGAGATCTTCTTTGAAATCCTGATTGCTCCGGGTTTTGCGCCTGATGCACTGGAAGTGCTGCAGGCTAAAAAGAATCGCATCTTATTGGAGCAGAAAGCACCTGTCGTAGCTCCGTATGTATATAAGAATGTGCTGAACGGCGTACTGTTGCAGGGCAATGATAAGGGTAACTTCCAGGACTGGAACGATGTAGGTGCTAAACCTGCTACACCGGAAGAGAAAGCAGACCTTACCTTTGCTAACATCGTATGTAAACACCTGAAATCTAACGCTATCGCACTGGTGAAAAACCAGCAGCTGATTGGTAAAGGTTGTGGCCAGACTTCCCGTATCGATGCGCTGCGCCATGCTATTGAAAAAGCAAAGCAATTCAATTTCGATCTGAGAGGGGCAGCTATGGCGTCTGACGCATTCTTCCCATTCGATGATTGCGTACGTATCGCTCATGCTGAAGGTATCGTATCTATCATTCAGCCAGGTGGCTCTGTTCGTGACAACGACTCAATTACTTACTGTAAAGAAAATGATATGGTGATGGTTATGACCGGTATGCGTCATTTCAGACACTAA
- a CDS encoding LutB/LldF family L-lactate oxidation iron-sulfur protein has product MHQNASTFLDKSEKKATDLGHRQTINYNIGKYNTAVKAGKNQFSDLMTARERAKNIKWRAIEQLDKHLEEFESNLTRRGGKVIWAENAEQVLEEILNICKAKNCKSIVKSKSMATEEVHLNSFLADHNIECVETDLGEYIQQLDGEPPYHIVTPAMHKSKEDVARLFEEKLGTPPNLTPQELTMVAREKLRQKYLDAEIGITGANFIIADIGGIAVTENEGNARLSTAFPKTHIVLVGIEKMIPSINDLALFWPLLATYGTGQQVTVYNSIFSGPRQEGEIDGPEEMYVILMDNGRTNLLADTEAREALYCIRCGSCLNACPVYKNIGGHTYGTTYSGPIGSVITPHLKGVENYMHLSYASSLCGNCTEVCPVRINLHELLLHNRHKAVEENHTSGAEKISWFGWKQASLSRRMMNLASGNMKNFFMKRFFTQAWGEDRELPVFAPKSFNQMWKDRKK; this is encoded by the coding sequence ATGCATCAGAATGCCTCCACATTCCTGGACAAGAGCGAGAAGAAAGCGACAGACCTCGGTCATCGCCAGACAATCAATTATAATATAGGCAAGTATAATACAGCTGTAAAAGCCGGAAAAAATCAGTTCTCCGATCTGATGACTGCTCGCGAACGCGCCAAGAATATCAAATGGAGAGCTATTGAGCAGCTGGACAAACACCTCGAAGAGTTTGAATCCAACCTGACCCGTCGTGGTGGCAAAGTGATCTGGGCGGAAAATGCGGAGCAGGTGCTGGAAGAAATACTGAACATTTGCAAAGCCAAGAATTGCAAAAGCATCGTAAAGAGCAAATCAATGGCAACAGAAGAAGTTCATTTGAACAGCTTCCTGGCCGATCATAATATTGAGTGTGTAGAAACAGACCTGGGAGAATACATCCAACAGCTGGATGGTGAGCCGCCTTACCACATCGTAACACCCGCCATGCACAAAAGCAAGGAAGATGTAGCCCGTCTGTTCGAAGAAAAACTGGGCACGCCTCCCAACCTCACTCCCCAGGAGCTGACCATGGTAGCCCGTGAAAAACTCCGTCAGAAATACCTGGATGCCGAAATCGGCATTACGGGGGCAAACTTCATCATTGCAGATATCGGTGGTATCGCCGTAACTGAAAATGAAGGAAACGCACGTCTGAGCACCGCCTTTCCCAAAACACATATCGTACTGGTGGGCATCGAAAAGATGATCCCATCTATCAATGACCTGGCACTCTTCTGGCCATTGCTGGCGACCTATGGTACCGGTCAGCAGGTAACTGTATATAACTCCATCTTTAGCGGTCCACGTCAGGAAGGAGAAATAGATGGTCCTGAAGAAATGTATGTGATCCTGATGGATAATGGTCGTACTAATTTACTTGCGGATACTGAAGCCAGAGAAGCGCTGTATTGTATTCGCTGCGGTTCCTGCCTGAATGCCTGCCCTGTTTATAAAAACATTGGTGGTCATACTTATGGCACAACCTATAGCGGTCCGATCGGCTCTGTTATTACCCCTCACCTGAAGGGTGTTGAAAATTATATGCACCTGAGTTATGCTTCATCCCTTTGCGGAAACTGTACAGAAGTATGCCCGGTACGCATCAACCTCCATGAATTACTACTCCACAACCGACATAAAGCCGTAGAAGAAAACCATACTTCCGGTGCTGAAAAGATATCCTGGTTTGGCTGGAAACAAGCCAGTCTAAGCCGGCGCATGATGAACCTTGCCAGTGGAAATATGAAGAACTTCTTCATGAAAAGGTTCTTTACCCAAGCATGGGGAGAAGACAGGGAATTGCCTGTATTTGCCCCTAAATCCTTCAACCAGATGTGGAAAGACCGCAAAAAGTAG